Genomic DNA from Thermoplasmata archaeon:
CCGACTCTTTCTTTTCTTTTTCTTCCTCCACCTTCACTTTTTTCACCTTTTTAACCTTCTTCTCTGGCTCTTTCTTTGTCTCTTCCTTCGCCTCTTCTTCCTCTTCGATCTTCTTTGTAATTGCTTTTGGCGGTGTGGGATAGTAGGCACTACTTGCAATCTTTACACCACATTTCCTGCATTCGTAGATGCCCGTGCTTACTCTTTTCAAAACGCCAGTGTTACATTCTGGACAGGGATGTTTTTCTCTCATTTCAGTTTCAACATCGTGCAACCTGCGCCTTATCCTTATTCCGTACCTCGGTCCATATTTACCAGCAATTCCGACCTTCTTTGTTCGTCTTGACATGGGAAACCACCTTCTGAAGTTTTTCAGCTTGATTTGAGAATTTCCCGCAGTTTAGAGGAAGACACCTGACACATACTTATAACTTTCTTTACTTCCTCAACACTAAACGAGCCTGAGAGCCCTTTCTGAACTGCCCTTATGTTTCCATTTTCATCTATAGCCATGGTGAGGCGTGCATCTGCAATTTTTTCCTCATCCAGTGCTGGGTCTATCATCAGAGTATCCTTTATTTTCACCACCGTGCATTCAATTGGTAAACCATTCAGAGGCAATGGAAAGTCCTCACCCATACCGTGGGCAGATGCTGGCACCTTTGTACATGTGAGGGCTGCAAGTGATGCTAAATAGGCAGCATCAAACAGATTTCCATCGTAGTCCAGGACATGAATGTCAACGAAAACAATCCAGACCTTTTCGCCCGGTGCAACACACAGTTTTTCCAGGTCTATCACACGCCCTTCTCGCAAGCCCCTATCCACAACTCTAGCCAGTTCAATACCTTCCTCGTTTGGAGGGCCTGCCTCAAAAGTAGGTGAGGCAAGGGGAATCAACTCTGCATTGGTTGTGAGCACGCCCACATTTGGTGTGTCTGGGAAGGGTTCACCCAGTTCAATCTTTACACCCACCAGCACCGAGGTATTTCCTATTGATACCTGGGCCGAGCCCTCAGCTGAAGATATCACATTTTTCTTTATCTCAATCTGTCTGTATTCATCATGTTTTCTTCCATCTATTCTTGTTCCTTTGGCTGCAAGTTGCTGGAGATACTCTCGCATTATTTCTGAAACAATATCCTCACCCATTGTTTCACCTCTGCTCCTGTTTTGGTGTCTGGCTCTCTTCTCTTTCCACTTCCTGCTCGCACTTATACTTGTTCTTCAATGCTTCCTTCTGGAGTTCATAAATTTTCATACAGGCATCTATTGCCATGTTTAAAGCGGTCTCAAATTCAGTTTGTGACATATTTCCATCCATCTGAAGCAGGACTATCTCTTTCGTCCTCGGGATTATTGCCACTGGAAGGTCTGCCTCCCCGTAGTTGTCCTCTTCCTTTTTGAGGTCAAGGGCAATCTGTCCATCGATTTTACCAGCAGCACAGGCAGGCACAAGGTCTGCCATTGGGATTCCTGCATCTGCAAGCGCAACAGAGGCTGCAGTTATCCCTGCACATCTAGTCCCTGCGTTTGCTTGAAGGACCTCTATAAAAATGTCCACAGAAGCCCTGGGAAACATTTCCAGAAAGAGCACATTTTCAAAAACCTCACCTGTGATCTTTGAGATTTCCACGGACCTTCTATCAGGGCCAGGTCTCTTCCGCTCAGTCACAGAGAACGGTGCCATGTTGTAGCGACATTGCACGATTGCCTTTGCAGGGTTCTGAATGTGCTTGGGTTTTGCTTCTCTGGGTCCATAAACTGCAGCAAGAACCTTATTTTCTCCCCACTCAACATAGGCAGAACCGTCAGCTCTCTTCAGCACACCAGCCTCAATTCTTATCGGTCTAAGTTCATCCAGCTTTCGCCCATCTATTCTTCTACCATTTTCATCAACTAA
This window encodes:
- the rrp41 gene encoding exosome complex exonuclease Rrp41 — protein: MENKPKLVDENGRRIDGRKLDELRPIRIEAGVLKRADGSAYVEWGENKVLAAVYGPREAKPKHIQNPAKAIVQCRYNMAPFSVTERKRPGPDRRSVEISKITGEVFENVLFLEMFPRASVDIFIEVLQANAGTRCAGITAASVALADAGIPMADLVPACAAGKIDGQIALDLKKEEDNYGEADLPVAIIPRTKEIVLLQMDGNMSQTEFETALNMAIDACMKIYELQKEALKNKYKCEQEVEREESQTPKQEQR
- the rrp42 gene encoding exosome complex protein Rrp42 encodes the protein MGEDIVSEIMREYLQQLAAKGTRIDGRKHDEYRQIEIKKNVISSAEGSAQVSIGNTSVLVGVKIELGEPFPDTPNVGVLTTNAELIPLASPTFEAGPPNEEGIELARVVDRGLREGRVIDLEKLCVAPGEKVWIVFVDIHVLDYDGNLFDAAYLASLAALTCTKVPASAHGMGEDFPLPLNGLPIECTVVKIKDTLMIDPALDEEKIADARLTMAIDENGNIRAVQKGLSGSFSVEEVKKVISMCQVSSSKLREILKSS